From the Oncorhynchus nerka isolate Pitt River linkage group LG28, Oner_Uvic_2.0, whole genome shotgun sequence genome, one window contains:
- the LOC115113197 gene encoding deleted in malignant brain tumors 1 protein-like, which yields MEIATTLLVLCSVIVSHGAQGQWDTWTTEEPWRTVDPSGTSAPCGGYLTASKGQFNSPNYPRNYPNNAYCTWNIQTPPGSQIVQLEFPYVNLEGDFNCRFDSISVYDGYSTYNRLLGKLCGGQSSTFYSTGSSITVQFTSDSSSTYKGFQAEYRVVDGGSCRHNCGYQVGNCSCSYSCEYRGNCCQDYQQICYDTTAEPRTTEAGPTTGAQPSCRYNCGYNLGSCSCSSSCQYYGNCCYDYNEICYGTTTDSLTTAADPAPATTGGWGSCRYSCGSYAGGCSCTSSCRYYGNCCHDYNDYCQSTTYEPGTTSEASCRYNCGFNLGRCSCSSSCQYYGNCCYDYNTYCPTTPPESTVSGTHPTCGGNLHGSGSISSPYYPEYYHDNAYCVWHLSAPSGQRIFMSFTDLELENCCSCDYISVYDGSSVQSQMLGTICDFNNDTSLAAYHSTSNYMTVLFRSDQSVVSRGFRAMFSSSLASNQGRVDCSSDNMNIVIQRSYLLSMGYDGNNLYLNDQHCRPQVNSYQVVFSFPINTCGTQRKFEKGRVEYINAVRAYRSDSGEITRQSHFLLHVECRMEQDTMVQVMYKTNDEGNGTITGTGRFNSTMAFFTNSNFYSEITQTPYKITLNQNMYVQVRLRRSDSSLHLFLDTCVASPSPHDFQTRSYDLVRNGCRRDPTYYSYTSGTSSYARFTFQAFKFLRADESVYLQCKVTICQASDYNSRCRRGCRTRKARDLGSSQGSHTLILGPIQLKDLEKPDEKVAEKEEIQAKVEP from the exons ATGGAGATTGCTACCACTCTTCTTGTTCTTTGCTCTGTGATAGTCTCACATGGAGCTCAAG GTCAGTGGGACACATGGACCACAGAAG AACCTTGGagaacagttgacccatcag GCACCAGTGCCCCATGTGGTGGCTACCTGACTGCATCAAAGGGCCAATTCAACAGCCCCAACTACCCCAGAAACTACCCCAACAATGCCTACTGTACATGGAACATTCAGACCCCACCGGGCAGCCAAATCGTTCAGCTGGAATTCCCCTATGTCAA TCTTGAgggtgacttcaactgtaggtttgATTCCATCTCCGTGTACGATGGCTATTCCACCTACAACCGACTCCTGGGAAAGCTGTGTGGAGGACAAAGCTCAACCTTTTACTCCACCGGAAGTTCAATAACTGTGCAATTCACAAGTGACAGCTCCTCAACGTACAAGGGGTTTCAAGCAGAGTATCGTGTCGTAG ATGGAGGTTCTTGTAGACACAACTGTGGCTATCAGGTTGGCAACTGCTCCTGCTCATATTCCTGTGAATACAGGGGCAACTGTTGCCAGGACTATCAAC AGATCTGCTATGACACAACCGCAGAACCCAGAACCACAGAGGCAGGACCAACAACCGGAG CTCAGCCTTCCTGTAGGTACAACTGTGGTTATAATCTTGGAAGCTGTTCCTGCTCCAGCTCCTGTCAATACTATGGCAACTGTTGCTATGACTACAATG AGATATGCTATGGCACAACCACAGACTCCCTCACCACAGCTGCAGATCCAGCTCCTGCAACAACCGGAG GTTGGGGTTCCTGTAGATACAGCTGTGGTTCTTATGCCGGTGGTTGCTCCTGCACCTCATCCTGTCGATACTATGGCAATTGCTGTCATGACTACAATG ATTATTGCCAGAGCACAACATACGAACCTGGTACAACCTCAG AGGCTTCCTGTAGGTACAACTGTGGATTCAATCTTGGAAGGTGTTCCTGCTCCAGCTCCTGTCAATACTATGGCAACTGTTGCTATGACTACAACA CGTACTGCCCCACCACCCCACCAGAATCAACAG TCTCAGGGACTCACCCCACCTGTGGAGGAAACCTGCATGGCTCTGGGTCCATCTCAAGTCCATACTATCCAGAATATTACCATGACAACGCCTACTGTGTCTGGCATCTATCGGCCCCCTCTGGCCAAAGGATCTTTATGTCATTTACTGACCTGGA GTTGGAGAACTGCTGCTCTTGTGATTACATCTCTGTGTACGATGGATCGTCTGTGCAATCTCAAATGCTAGGCACAATCTGTGACTTCAACAACGACACCTCTTTGGCTGCCTACCACTCCACCTCTAACTACATGACAGTTCTCTTTCGCTCTGACCAATCAGTGGTCAGCAGGGGCTTCAGGGCCATGTTCAGCAGCTCCCTCGCATCAAACCAAG GTCGAGTGGACTGCTCCTCAGACAACATGAACATAGTGATCCAGAGATCCTACCTGCTCTCAATGGGCTACGATGGTAACAATCTGTACCTGAACGACCAGCATTGTAGACCTCAGGTCAACAGCTACCAGGTGGTGTTCAGCTTCCCAATCAATACCTGTGGTACCCAGCGAAAG TTTGAGAAAGGGAGAGTCGAGTACATCAACGCCGTCCGTGCCTACCGGTCCGACTCAGGCGAGATTACGCGGCAGTCTCATTTTCTGCTGCACGTGGAGTGTCGCATGGAGCAGGACACCATGGTCCAGGTTATGTACAAGACCAACGATGAAGGTAACGGTACCATAACAGGCACAGGCAGATTCAACAGCACCATGGCCTTCTTTACAAACAGCAACTTCTACAGTGAGATAACCCAGACTCCATACAAGATTACCCTCAACCAGAACATGTACGTCCAAGTCCGCCTGAGGAGGTCAGACAGCAGTCTACATCTGTTCCTGGACACCTGTGTGGCCTCTCCCTCACCTCATGACTTTCAAACCAGATCATACGACCTGGTGCGCAACGG ATGTAGGAGGGACCCCACCTACTACTCCTACACCTCTGGTACCAGTAGCTACGCCCGCTTCACCTTCCAGGCTTTCAAGTTCCTGCGAGCCGATGAGTCAGTGTACCTGCAGTGTAAAGTCACCATCTGCCAAGCTTCTGACTACAACTCCCGCTGCCGCCGAGGCTGCCGCACACGCAAGGCCAGGGACCTGGGATCCTCCCAAGGGAGCCACACCCTGATCCTGGGCCCCATCCAGCTCAAAG ATCTGGAGAAGCCAGATGAGAAAGTGGCTGAGAAGGAGGAGATCCAGGCTAAGGTGGAACCTTAA
- the LOC115113198 gene encoding zinc finger protein Pegasus-like, whose amino-acid sequence MGEEKPETLDFVKDFQEYLSQQTQHVNMISGSVSGVKEMDDLPADCSQNGLDHPSADMSLDDGSGMLVDGFERTYDGKLKCRYCNYATRGTARLIEHIRIHTGEKPHRCHLCPFASAYERHLEAHMRSHTGEKPYKCELCSFRCSDRSNLSHHRRRRHKLLPMKGARSSLSHKKMLSVLQKKTSLGYGRRLLINFSPPSMVMHKAEHLDDYSHELPHLRQETYDDQGAGGDGSSRDNHHHHHHNLVMENPLNQLSTLAGQLANLPSEAEGETQQPPISPGAESCVDEKPFLIQQPLPATASAAASASTAHAASSPITPEPRPPPHSNCSPGAGPCSEHSGRTSTPSITNSQPSTPVPGLPSLHQDPQMLHHCQHCDIYFPDNILYTIHMGCHGYENPFQCNICGHKCRSKYDFACHFARGQHKQ is encoded by the exons ATGGGCGAGGAAAAGCCAGAGACGTTGGACTTTGTCAAAGACTTCCAAGAGTATCTCAGCCAGCAGACTCAACATGTGAACATGATCTCGGGCTCCGTCAGTGGAGTCAAAGAGATGGACGACCTACCAGCAG ATTGCAGTCAGAATGGATTAGACCACCCCTCAGCGGATATGTCCCTTGATGACGGCTCAGGGATGCTGGTGGATGGCTTCGAGAGAACATATGACGGCAAACTCAAGTGTCGTTACTGTAACTATGCTACCAGAGGCACAGCACGACTCATTGAACATATCCGCATTCACACTG gagagaaaccccaCAGATGCCACCTGTGTCCTTTTGCCTCTGCCTATGAGCGCCACCTAGAGGCCCACATGCGCTcccacacaggagaaaagccttacaAGTGTGAGCTGTGCTCCTTCCGCTGCAGCGACCGCAGCAACCTTTCACACCACCGGCGCCGCCGCCACAAGCTCTTACCCATGAAAGGtgctcgctcttctctctcccacAAGAAGATGCTGAGCGTCCTGCAGAAGAAGACCAGCCTGGGCTATGGTCGCCGGCTCCTCATCAACTTCAGCCCCCCCTCCATGGTGATGCACAAGGCTGAGCACCTGGACGACTACTCCCACGAACTGCCCCACCTGCGCCAGGAGACCTACGACGACCAGGGTGCTGGTGGAGATGGAAGCTCCAGGgacaatcaccaccatcaccaccacaacCTAGTCATGGAAAACCCCCTTAACCAGCTCTCCACCCTGGCTGGTCAACTGGCCAACCTGCCCTCTGAAGCTGAGGGCGAGACCCAACAGCCTCCCATATCTCCAGGTGCAGAGTCCTGTGTGGACGAGAAGCCCTTCCTCATCCAGCAGCCTCTCCCAGCCACCGCTTCTGCTGCTGCGTCAGCCAGCACTGCCCATGCTGCCTCCTCCCCCATCACCCCAGAGCCCAGGCCCCCACCACACAGCAACTGCAGCCCCGGGGCAGGTCCCTGCAGCGAGCACAGCGGGCGCACCAGTACCCCCAGCATCACCAATAGCCAGCCCAGCACACCAGTCCCGGGCCTGCCCTCGTTGCATCAAGACCCCCAGATGCTGCACCACTGCCAGCACTGTGACATCTACTTCCCTGACAACATCCTGTACACCATCCACATGGGCTGCCACGGCTACGAGAACCCCTTCCAGTGCAACATCTGTGGCCACAAGTGCAGGAGCAAATATGACTTTGCCTGTCATTTTGCCAGGGGGCAGCATAAGCAGTGA